In Hippea jasoniae, the genomic window GCTGTCTTATCAGTCTGATTCTTTGTCCCTCAAGCGATTGAGATTTAAAGTAGGGGTAGAATAGCATGATGAAGAAGATGATCCAGAAGAGTTGACCGATTAAGGTGTCAACCACATGCATGACTAAAACCTCCGTAAAAATTTTTCTAAATTATATTAAATAATTCTATTTTTATCAAGCGAACTATTTTTTCTTTTGTATATCAATAGCAATGGCTTGACCTTATTTTCCAATTTATATATCCTTGCGGTATGGTTAAAGTGTCAATTGTAAAAAAAGCCATGGATGTGATTTTGTATATCCTCTCTATTTTAATTTTGCTTGTAATCGTGCTGTATCTTTTCAGGCTTATCTTTGATCTTAAAGATATTGTTATGCAATTTCCACCGACAAGCAAAACGATGTCGAGGGCTGTTGAAGAGGTATTGAATCTGTTTGTTTTGATAGAGTTTTTCAGGGGTGCGATGTCTTACTTTGATTTTGACAGGATAAAGCTTTCCTATATTACGGATGCGGCAATTGTATTTGTGTTAAGAGAGGTTATGATTTCCACATTTTATCACCGTTTAGATTTTAAAATGGCTATAGCCTATTCAGTTGTTATGCTGTCAATAATTGCATTAAGAACATTAACGATAATTTATACGCCTGATAGAGAAAAACCAAAGAAGTTTAAAAATTAAGAGGAGGTCTGATGCGATACTCTAAAAGTTTTATCTATACATTAAAAGAAGATCAAAAGGAAGCTGCTATTGTCAGCCATAACCTGCTTTTAAGGGGTGGTTTTATTGTAAAGCTTGCAAGTGGTATTTACAACTATCTGCCCCTTGGTTTAAGGGTGCTTAAGAAGGTATCAGATATCGTTAGAGATGAGATGAATAAGGCAGGTGCTATTGAGATTTTAATGGCTGCCATTCAGCCTGCCGAGCTGTGGAAGGAATCCGGCAGATGGAACGATTACGGCAAAGAGCTTCTGCGTATAAAGGATAGAGGGGATAGGGATTTTGTTTTTGGTCCCACGCATGAGGAGGTTGTTACAGATATCGTAAGGCGTTTTGCAAAGAGTTATAAGAATTTACCCGTTAACCTTTATCAGATCCAGACAAAATTCAGGGATGAGTTAAGACCGCGGTTTGGCTTGATGAGGGGCAGGGAATTTATAATGAAAGATGCTTACAGTTTTGATAAGGATGAAGCTGGTATGGATATTAGCTATGAGAAGATGAGAAAAGCCTACAACAATATCTTTGCCCGCTGCGGTTTGAATTTTAGAAGTGTTGAGGCTGATACTGGCTCTATCGGTGGAAAGGATTCAGAGGAGTTTATGGTTTTAAGCAAAACAGGTGAGGATGAAATAGTTATCTGCGACAGTTGCAATTATGCCTCAAATGTTGAAAGGGCAGATAGTATTGTAAATGATGAAAGTGGTCAGGAGCAAGAGCTAAAGTTAATTCCAACGCCAAATAAGCAAACAATCAAGGATGTTTGTGAATTTTTAAACGCAAACCCTGAGTTTTCTGCCAAGGCTCTTGTTTATGAGAATGAAAAGGGCGAGGTGTTTTGCTTCTTTGTTGAAGGAGATGACGAGTTGAATATGGTTAAGGCGATGCGAGCCACTGATAGCATAGAGTTAAATATGGTCGATGATGAAAAACTCAAAGAGTTAGGGTTAGAAAAGGGTTATATAGGACCTGTTAATTTTCCAAATAAGAGCATGAAGATAATCTGCGATAGAAGAATCACAAAGAGAAATACGCTTGTTGTAGGGGCAAATAAAGAAAATTACCATTATATTGGTGCAAAATTTGGCAGGGATTTTGACTGTGAAGTGGCGGATTTAAGGGTTGTTAAAGAGCATGAGATCTGCCCGCGATGCAAAAAAGGGCATCTAAAAAAGGTTAGAGGTATTGAGGTAGGACATATTTTTAAGTTGGGGCAGAAGTATTCAAAAGCCATGAATGCAACCTTTTTAGATGAAAACGGTAAAAGCGTGCCTTATTTTATGGGTTGCTACGGCATAGGTATCGGCAGAACAGCCCAGGCAGCTATTGAACAATCCCACGATGAGGATGGTATAATCTGGCCTATCACTATAGCCCCCTATGAAGTGGAGATTGTTAGCCTTGATACAAGAAATAAAGAGCTTGTTGAGTTTTGCGATAGTCTGCATGAAGAGCTTGAAAAGGCGGGTATAGAGGTGCTTTATGATGATAGGGATGAGCGGGCAGGTGTAAAGCTCAACGATATGGACTTAATCGGCATACCCTTAAGGGTTATTGTGGGCAAAAAATCGTTTGATGGTGGCAATGTTGAGCTGTCTTTAAGAAGGGATAAAAAGCGCTGGGTAGTGAAAAAGCAGGATACTATAGCAGAGATTAAAAAGACATTAAAAAAACTATACGATGAGATAGAGGAGGCAAGAAATGGCTAAGTTAGAAGAGTTGAAAGAAAAACTGACATATAAAAATAAAAACGGATGGCTTAAAGGGGAGGATTATAAAAAGCAGGTTTTTGATTTTGCTGAAAACTACAAGGATTTTATAGGAAGATGTAAAACAGAAAGGGAGACAGTTAAATTCATTAAAGAGGTTTTTGAAAAAAAGAAAAGGGATGGTGATTTTTTTGTTGTAAATAGAGGAAAATCGATAGCCCTTATTAGAATAGGCAATGATGACGGGATGAAGCTTGTTGCAAGTCATATCGATACGCCAAGGATTGACCTAAAGCAGAACCCCCTATTTGAAGATACCGAGCTTGCCCTGTTTCATACGCATTACTACGGTGGAATAAAGAAGTATCAGTGGTTTAATATACCGCTTGCTATCCACGGTGTAATTGTTAAAAGTAATGGTGAGATAATCGAGGTTGTAATAGGTGAGGAGGAAAGCGATCCCGTATTTGTTCTGCCTGATCTTTTGCCCCATCTTTCGCATAAGCTTGTTGATGATAAGAAGGTGAAAGAGGCTTTTGAGGCAGAAAAGATGAAATTGATAGTGGGCTCAATCCCTATCGATGAAGAAGAAAAAGAGACCGTCAAACTCAATGTGCTTAAGATTCTCAATGAAAAGTATGGCATTATTGAGGAGGATTTTATATCGGCTGAGCTTACGCTTGTGCCGGCGTTTAAAGCTAAGGATGTAGGTTTTGATAGAAGTCTTATTGCTGCATATGGGCATGATGATAGGATTTGTGCGTTTTGCTCTTTAGAGGCGTTTTTTGATGCTAAAGAAAACTCAAAAACAGCTGTTGCATTGATGATTGACAAAGAGGAGATAGGCTCTGACGGCAACACGGCTGCAAAGTCGCGATTTTTGCTTGATGTAGTGGTTGAAATTTTAAAGAGAAAGGGTATTGAGCCGTCATTTGAAAATATTGGTGAGTTTTTAAAGAAATCGGAGGTGTTGAGTGCCGATGTAAACGGCGCTGTTAACCCGATGTTTAAAGAGGTGCATGAAAAGGATAATGCAAGCTACATAAATCACGGGGTTGTTTTAACAAAATTTACAGGCCATGGCGGAAAATATATGGCAAACGATGCACATGCAGAGTTTGTTGGCAAAATTAGAAAGATCTTCAATGATGCGGGTGTTAACTGGCAGATTGGTGAATTGGGAAAAGTGGATGAAGGTGGCGGCGGCACGATAGCAAAATACCTTGCCGCATGGAATATGGATGTGATTGATTGTGGTCCAGCTTTGATTTCTATGCATTCACCTTATGAGATAGCCTCAAAAACTGATCTGTATGAGACATACAGGGCTTATAAGGCGTTTTTTGAAAGTAGATGAAAACCGATAAACTGTTTGAGCTGATAAAAGACATACATGCGGGTGCTTTTCAGCAAAAGGGGTGGCCGTATATTTTAAAAAAGATAGAGGAGTTTTTTGGTGTAGATGTGGCTTTTTTTGGCCATTTTGAGGATGAGGAGTTTATCTGTAGCACTTCAAATGGGAATATCAGCTGTAAAGTAGACAACTGCGAGGCAAAAGTTTCAGAATATGTAATGAAAACCAGGCAGCCGGTTATTCTGGTTGATTACAAAACTTCAAAATATGCTAGCAAGTTCTGGATAGAAAAGGGGATTGAAAGCCTTGTTGCTGTACCCGTGTTTTACGATGGTGATATCTTTGGCGTGCTGCAGATTACTTCTTTTAAAAAAAGACGGTTTTCAAAAGGTGTATTGCTTAAGCTTGAATCTATCGCCTCTATTCTTTCGTTTGTGCTGTATAACCTAAAAAAACTCTCATCCAGACAGACGCTTCTTGATTTGATGATCCATGAGTTTGAATTTTTCTACTCGCAGAAACTGCCAGACTTTTTTAATGAAGATGAGCTGAAAAAATGGATTGTTGACTATCTTAAAAATATTTTGAAGATCACAAACTCACAGGCTGTGGGTTTTATATTTCCCAGGGAGGAGATATTTGTAGCTGTCGGAAAAACAGATGGTGAGGAAACCTATTATGTATATTTTTCAAAATCATCGCCGCCCAAGGATTGGATACTCTATCAGATCTGGGAAAAACAGATAAGGGATGTTGTTTTGTATAGTGAGCTTGATAAATTTTCTATCAATATATCAGAAATGGCTCAGAAGCTTGACATAAAGGAAGGGTTGTTTGTACCGGTTACCCATGAGGGTGAGATTGTTGTGGCTATGGGGTTTGGATTTGATAAAAAGATTGATATCGATAAAGATTATAAACTTGCCCTTCAAAATAGTGCCACACATCTTGCATTTATGCTTATTGCTGCAAAGAATCTCTCTATTTTGAGCAATGAGCTGATAGATGTGGAGGAGAGCTTTCTTGAGTCGTTTGTTTTGATGATGGAGGCAAGAGATAGTTATACAAAGGGGCATTCAAAGCGTGTTGCTTATTATGCCAAAAAGATTGCGCAGGCTTTAGGGCTGGATGCAAAACAGCAGGAAAAGATATATCTATCCGGTTTATTACATGATGTGGGAAAAATAGGAATCCCTGACAATATTCTGCTTAAACCGGGAAAGCTAACGCCCAATGAATACAACATAATCAAGTATCATGCTGAGTTTTCATATAAGATTATCAAAAACATCAAACGGTTTGAGGATATTGCATATTTTGTTAGATACCATCATGAGCGATGCGATGGTAGTGGCTACCCAAAGGGGCTTTTGTGTCATGATATACCAGTTGGCGCAAGGATTCTTGCCATTGCTGATGTGTTTGATGCTATAACCACCACAAGGCCATACAGAAAAAAACTATCACCCCAGAGGGCTTTGGAAGTGCTTGAGGAGATGAAAGGCCAACTTGATAGAGATATTGTTGAAAAGGCAAGTGATGTGTTAAAAGAGGGCTACAAAGAGCTACAGGATATGGAGGAAGCAAGGGCGTTTATGCCACTTACGGTAGAAAATATCAGGATGCAGATTTTTACAACAGACTACATGACAGGGCTTTTGAGAAGAAAGCAGTTTGTTGATGCTGTTAATGAGCTGATAAAGGCGCAGGAGAGGTTTTGCGTTTTTTACATAGATATAAAAAACTTAAGCTACATCAACTACAGCTATTCGATGGAGGTAGGAGATAAGATTATCCTTTATACGGCGGATATTTTGAAGAATATAAAAGAAGTGGAGTATTTAGCAAGAACAGAGCCTGATGCGTTTTATTTTGTTTATAAGGGTAAGGTGGACTACGGTCTTTATGCAACCCTTCTAAAAAGGCGAATAAAGGATTATGTGATAGATAGACTTGCAAAAGAGGAGATGATGCTTGGAAGCTTTAAAAAACTCATCGATTATTATGTAGCTTTTGCTGAGTATATTCCTGGCAAGGGTGTTGAGGATTTGATGTATGAGTGTAAAAAAAGAAAAAAGGAGATAGAGGAGCTTTTGTATGATTAATAGGGTTGTTGAGATTTTTAAGGAGATAAGCAGTATTCCGAGATGTTCGTATAATTGTGATGCTATTTCTTTATGGCTGTGTATGTGGGCAAACACCCATCACTTTAATTGCAAAAAGGATGATGCTTTCAATGTTGTTATCGATATACCAGCATCAAATGGTTATGAGAGCAAACCCGTAATAGCCCTTCAGGGACATATGGATATGGTTTGCGAAAAAACAAAAGATTCCAATCACGATTTTAAAAAAGACCCTATTGAGGTGTATGAAGAGGATGGGTGGCTTAAGGCAAAGGATACGACATTGGGTGCAGATGATGGTGTGGCTTTAGCCATCGCTCTTGCCATCGCTGAGGATAAAACAATCCCTCATCCAGCTTTGAAGCTTCTGTTTACAGCAGATGAGGAGGTGGGTCTAAAAGGTGCAATGGCTTTAAAAAAGGGATTTTTTAAGGCAGATAAACTGATAAATATCGACTCAGAGACAGAGGGGGAGTTTGTTGTTGGCTGTGCTGGTGGGGAGGATAGCGACATTGAGTTTGTTGTTCACAGACAACAACCAGAGTTGAATAATTTTGTTAGAATTGAGATTGGTGGTCTAAAGGGCGGCCATTCAGGTATGGAGATTGCAAAAAAGAGGCTTAACGCCATAAAAGTTTTAACAGATATCCTTAACTGGTTGTTTGAGAAGGCTGAGCTTGCAGATATTGGTGGTGGCAATATGAGAAATGCAATACCTTCAGAGGCATCTGCTGTTGTTGCAATAGATGGTGAGATAGACAAAAAAGAGCTGCTTGAGAGATTAAAAGAGAAGTATGCCGATTTTGAGGATATCGATTTAATGAGTATCAATATTGAAAAGGCTCAGAAAACCGATGTTGTAAACAAAGAAGATTTTATAAAATTAATTGATGTTTTAGATAGGCTACCTCATGGTGTTTATAAAATGTATAACGATGAGATAGTGCATACATCAAACAACCTTGCTGTGGTAAAGATGGATAGCGATAAAATAATAATCTCCACCAACCAGAGAAGCTTATCTGAGGATGGCCTTGATGAGATAACAGGCAGAATTAAAGAAGTAGCCGATAGATTTGGTTTATCGTTTAATACTCACAGTCGCTATCCATCATGGACGCCAAAAGAAGAATCCCCACTTTTAAATGAAGCCTGCAGGCTGTATGAGAGGATGTATTCAAAAAAACCTGTAGTTAAGGTAATTCATGCTGGACTTGAATGCGGCATAATAGGCTCAAAGGTTGAAGGCATAGATATGATTTCTCTTGGACCTGATATAGAGTTTGCTCACACACCCAAAGAAAGACTTAATTTAGCCTCACTTGAGAGGGTTTATAACTTTATCGTAGAGTTGCTAAAACAATGAGCTGCGAGGTTTTTGGCTTTGTAGGTAATTCTGGTAGTGGAAAAACAACATTGATTGAAAAGTTGATAACGATCTTTTCAAAAAAGGGTTATAGCGTTGGTGCAGTAAAGCATGATGCGCATGATTTTGAGATAGATTATCCAGGTAAGGATTCATACAGGATGAAACATGCAGGTGCTAAAAGGGTTGTGCTTTCTTCAAAGGATAAGCTGGCTTTGATTGAGGATAGGACAAAAGAAAAACCGCTAAAGGAGATTATAACCATGTTTGATGATTGCGATTTTGTGTTTGTTGAGGGATACAGGCTTGAGGATTTAAAAAAGATAGAGGTTCACAGAAGCTCAATAAGTAAGCATTACCTTGTTAATGAAGGAATAAGAAATATTGTGCTTGTTGCAACGGATGAGAAGGTTTCGCTACCCTGCAGGACTGTTAACATAAATGATGTTGAAAGAATTGCAGAGTTTATTGAAAATTACAAAAGACTGAATGGTCATACTTAATATTGAACCCGCCACGAACTTCTCAGGTGGTGTTAATCAAACGATTATTAACTCCATATATCTGAAACAGGCAGGGCATGAAGTTGTTGTTGCATGTCAAAAAGACTCACCGGTTCACAAAAGGCTAAGGGATAACGGTATAGAGTGTATTTTTATAGAGGAAAAAGAGATTTTTAAATCTGCTGCTGTAATTCGTAATTTTTTAAGCAAAAGAAAGATTGATATTGTACACACACACCACTCAAGGGGTCATAAAATCGGCTTGTGGGCAACATTTTTTAAGGATGTTAAGTTGGTTGTTCAACGCAGCGTGCTGTTTCCTACTGTCAATCTATTTAAATACCACAATCCGCGTGTGAATATGTTTATCGCAAACTCTTATGCTGTAAAAGAGGTGTTAAGAAAATATTTTGTGCCAGAAAAAAAGATAAGGGTTGTTTATAGCTGTGTGGATAACAAGCGTTTAGAGAAGTATCCTGCAGAGGATGTTAAAAAAGAGTTTGGTTTTGAAGGTGTTGTGTTTGGTGTTGTGGGTAACTATTCATCATTTAAAGGCCATGACATTGCACTTGAGGCGTTTGGTGTGCTTAAAGATAGAGCAACGCTTGTTTTTGTTGGCAAGGATACAGAAGAGCTAAGGGATAAGGCAGCTGCAATGGGTGTTTTAGATAGGGTTAAGATTCTGGGTTTTAGGGTAGATGCAACAAGGATTATGAATGGTTTTGATGTGTTGATTGTGCCATCACTGCTTGAGAGTTTTCCCAATGTTGCAGTTGAGGCGTTTTTTTTGGGTGTGCCTGTGATTGGCAACAATGTTGGTGGCATCAAAGAGCTTCTTGGAGGAGGAAGGGGAATTTTGGTAAATCCTACTTCAGAGTCACTAAAAGAGGCTATGAAAAGTTTTTTGAAAATGGATAAAGAAAAAATAAACAGCATGACCAAAAAGGCGTTTGAGTTTGCACAGAATAATTTAACACCGCAGGCAAAAATAAAAAGGCTTATTGAGGTTTATCAAGAGGTTTTGAATGATTGAGGTTGTATATAGATTTTTGAAGATTTTGCCTTTTGGGCTTTTGAAGATAATTATGAGGTTTTTTGCTGTTTTGTTTTATGTGGCACTTAAAAAAAGGCGAAAAATTACGCAAAAGAATATAAAGCTTGCCATAGGCGGCAGCTATAAAGCCATGGCATTAAAGAGCTATTTTTATTTTGCCGATATGCTTGCAACAAACATTAAATACCTTGGTAATATGGATTATATTAAAAAGCATGCCGCAGTGAGGGGGCTTGAGTATTTTAAAAAAGCCAAAGCTTCAGGAAATGGTGTGATTGTTGCAACAGCTCATTTTTCAAACTGGGAGATGTTAGCATGCCTGAGTTTTTTTCTTGGTGAAGGTATATATGTGATGGCTCGTCCCATCGATGTAGAAAGTGTGGAAAAACTGATAAAACGCATCAGGGAATCCTGTGGCAATAAGGTTTTATCATCGCGAATAAGTGCTTTTGAGTTTATAAAACTTTTAAAAAACAACGCCGTGCTGGGTATTTTGATCGATCAGGCAGGCGGCGATGGCTCCTTTAGAGTTGATTTTTTTAATAGAAAAGCTAAAGTAAGTGAAAGCGTTGGAGTATTTGCATGCAGGTTGAATGTGGCAGTTGTGCCAGCTTATTTAGAAGAAGAAAATGGTAGATTTACATTGGTGTTTGAAGAGCCTATCGTCTGTGATAAAACAAAGCCCAGGGATGAGGCAATCTATGATGTTATGCAAAGACTTTATAATAGATTTGAATCATGGATAAGATGCAAACCATACAAATACTTCTGGATGCACAACAGATGGAAGTAAAGGCTGTGTTTTTAGACAGAGATGGAACGATAATTGAGGATGTAAATTATTTAAGCAGGCTTGAGGATGTAAAACTTATAAAAGGCACGAATGAGGCGATTGAGCTTTTAAAAAACAACGGTTATAAGGTAATCGTTGTCTCCAATCAATCAGGAGTTGGCAGGGGATATTTTACAGAATCGTTTGTGAGAAAAACGCATGAATATATCAACACTCTATTAAACAATAAAATCGATGCATTCTACTTCTGCCCCCATAAGCCTGAGGATAACTGCAGCTGCAGAAAACCAAAGACAGGTATGATCGATGAGGCTGTTAAGCATTTCAATATAGATAAAGAAAATTCTTTTGTAATTGGCGATAAGGAAAGCGATGTTGAACTTGGTATAAATGCAGGCATTACACCTATTTTGGTATTAAGCGGGTATGGCAGGCAGTACAAAGACTCAACAAAAGCAGAATTGATTTTTGAAAATCTTTATGAGGCTGCAAAATGGATTTGCCAGAAGGATTCTACGGCATAATTGACTATAGATTTGGTTGCATAGAATCGGCAAAAAAGCTTATAGATTTTGGAGTGAAAATTATTCAATATCGCTGCAAGAATAAAACAGATAGAGAACTATTAAAGGAGGCTAAAATAATTAGAGAGCTTACCCATAAAAATGGTGTTATGCTTATTGTTGACGATAGGGTTGATATAGCTTTGATTGTTGGTGCAGATGGCGTGCATGTTGGCGATAAAGATATTCCGCCCTGTGAAATTAGAAAGATTGTGCCTGAAGGCTTTATTATCGGATATTCTACCCATTCTGTTGAGGATGTTAAGAATGCAAAATGTTGCGATTATATCGGGGTTGGGCCTGTTTTTGAGACAACCACAAAGGATAAACCACACCCTGCAATAGGTATCAAAACAGCAGAAGAGATGGTTAAAATTAGCAAATACCCTGCATATTTAATCGGTGGCATTGCCCTTGAAAATATTCATCTAATTAAAGGTATCGGGGCAAGGGGCTTTGTAAGTGTAAGGGAAGTGCTCAAAAATGATTTTGAACATTTTAAGGAGATGTTAAGGATATGGCACTCATAGATAGATTTGGAAGATTGATCAACTATTTAAGAATCTCTGTGACCGATAGATGTAACTTTAGATGTATATACTGCATGCCAAAAGAGGGTATTGCATGGAAACCTATGGAGGAGATTTTGACATATGAACAGATCAGGGATTTTGTAGATGTTGCAGCCAAACTTGGTATAGAAAAGATCAAGTTAACAGGCGGTGAGCCTCTTGTAAGAAGGGGACTTGATAGACTTGTTGAGATGTTGAGTCAGATTAAAGGAATCAAGGAGATCTCTTTAACAACAAACGGTAGCTTGCTAAAAAACTACGCAAAAAACCTAAAAAAAGCAGGACTGAGCAGAATTACTGTTAGCCTTGATACATTAAAGAAGGATAAATTCAGGCTTATCAGCAGATTGGGCAATCTTGATGATGTGTTTGAGGGGTTTGATGCTTTGTTTGATGCGGGTTTTGAAAATTCAAAAATCAATACCGTTGTTATGAAGGGTATAAATGACGATGAGGTTATTGAGCTTGTTGAGTTTGCTATATCAAGGGGTGTTGATATAAGGTTTATTGAGTTTATGCCAACAGATACTGTAAAAAACTGGCAGAGCTATTTTGTGTCAATAAACGATGTGAAGCGTATGATTGCAGAGCGTTTTTTGCTTAAACCATCTCAAAAAAGCTCAAACGGACCTGCTGTTTATTTCGATGTTGAAAATATATCTGTAGGTTTTATTACGCCACTTTCTAAGAATTTCTGTAGCCAGTGCAATAGAGTTAGGCTCTCAAGCGATGGTTATATCATACCCTGCCTTGGACATAGCGATAAAATCGATGTAAAGAGTTATTTGAGGAAGGGCGATTTAGAGGGCGTTATGAAAGCTATAATTGAGGCTATAG contains:
- the moaA gene encoding GTP 3',8-cyclase MoaA, coding for MALIDRFGRLINYLRISVTDRCNFRCIYCMPKEGIAWKPMEEILTYEQIRDFVDVAAKLGIEKIKLTGGEPLVRRGLDRLVEMLSQIKGIKEISLTTNGSLLKNYAKNLKKAGLSRITVSLDTLKKDKFRLISRLGNLDDVFEGFDALFDAGFENSKINTVVMKGINDDEVIELVEFAISRGVDIRFIEFMPTDTVKNWQSYFVSINDVKRMIAERFLLKPSQKSSNGPAVYFDVENISVGFITPLSKNFCSQCNRVRLSSDGYIIPCLGHSDKIDVKSYLRKGDLEGVMKAIIEAIEIKPKEHALLKEPIHSSMSSVGG